In the Ruminococcus sp. OA3 genome, one interval contains:
- a CDS encoding sugar transferase, protein MLIQILLISGKLYRLRWLITVTLGMTVVDILIAVVFIQVFHMLYYKAFPPRKMLLVYEERPPQPLMRKMYERRDKYNICEHVNIQGSMEEVEKLILKYDGVILCDIHAKSRNHLLKYCYQRGIRVYTTPKISDIILKNSEILHLFDTPLFLSRNQGLSFEQRLLKRAMDFAVSLVLLVVASPFMLLTAIAVKLYDRGPALFKQERVTVNGKKFHVYKFRSMIVDAEKNGVAVLATKNDSRITPIGKFIRATRLDELPQLFNILKGDMSLVGPRPERPEIIKKYETAIPEFSYRLKVKAGLTGYAQVYGKYNTTAYDKLKLDLMYIENYSLLLDLKLIFMTVKVMFMKESTEGLSKEQLDELITKEHVKGQ, encoded by the coding sequence GTGCTGATTCAGATTCTGTTGATTTCAGGCAAGCTGTATCGTCTTAGATGGCTGATCACCGTTACTCTGGGGATGACTGTGGTGGATATACTGATCGCGGTGGTGTTTATCCAGGTATTTCATATGCTGTACTATAAGGCGTTTCCGCCGCGGAAAATGCTGCTGGTCTATGAGGAACGGCCGCCGCAGCCCCTGATGCGGAAAATGTATGAGCGCCGCGACAAATACAACATCTGTGAGCATGTGAATATTCAGGGGAGCATGGAAGAGGTTGAGAAGCTGATCCTGAAATATGACGGTGTGATACTGTGTGATATCCATGCGAAAAGCAGAAACCATCTGCTGAAGTACTGTTATCAGAGGGGAATAAGGGTTTACACAACCCCCAAGATTTCTGATATTATATTGAAGAATTCAGAGATATTACATCTGTTTGACACACCCCTGTTTCTGTCAAGAAATCAGGGACTCAGCTTTGAACAGCGTTTGCTGAAGCGCGCCATGGATTTTGCAGTGTCACTGGTATTGCTGGTGGTGGCCAGTCCGTTTATGCTGCTGACAGCGATCGCGGTAAAACTGTATGACCGCGGACCGGCTTTGTTTAAACAGGAACGTGTTACTGTTAATGGAAAAAAGTTTCATGTTTATAAGTTTCGCAGTATGATCGTGGATGCGGAAAAGAACGGGGTGGCTGTCCTGGCAACGAAGAATGACAGCCGTATCACTCCGATCGGAAAATTTATCCGGGCCACCAGGCTGGATGAACTTCCGCAGCTTTTTAATATCCTGAAAGGTGATATGAGTCTTGTGGGACCGAGACCGGAGCGCCCTGAGATCATAAAAAAATATGAGACAGCGATTCCGGAGTTTTCTTACAGACTTAAAGTAAAAGCGGGGCTGACGGGATATGCACAGGTTTATGGAAAATACAATACGACCGCATATGACAAACTGAAACTGGACCTGATGTATATTGAGAATTATTCTCTTTTGCTGGATCTGAAACTGATCTTCATGACGGTTAAAGTAATGTTTATGAAGGAGAGCACGGAAGGGCTGAGCAAAGAACAGCTGGATGAGCTGATCACCAAGGAACACGTAAAAGGACAGTAA
- a CDS encoding ABC transporter permease, whose translation MQFFKDTKKYAGYVVRSAKSQLKAEVASSYLNWIWWILDPLCFMLIYAFIFGVVFDGREPYFTAFIFVGLTGWTFFNKCVQASVRMVKNNKSIIDKVYMPKYVLAYTRMGVDAFKMLISFVIVACMMVVYRVDLTWNILLAVPLVFLLMVITFAGMTIFMHLGVFVEDMSNIVNILLRLLFYVTGIFYSVNTRLPAPYGSWALKLNPVAYILDGLRKCLLYGQTPDMRIFALWLVAGILVAAIGVKIIYRYENGYAKVV comes from the coding sequence ATGCAATTTTTTAAAGATACGAAAAAATATGCCGGCTACGTCGTCCGGTCTGCAAAATCGCAGCTGAAAGCAGAAGTGGCAAGTTCCTATCTGAACTGGATCTGGTGGATACTGGATCCACTGTGTTTTATGTTGATTTATGCATTTATCTTTGGCGTGGTTTTTGACGGCAGGGAACCGTATTTTACAGCTTTTATTTTTGTCGGACTGACTGGATGGACCTTCTTTAACAAATGTGTACAGGCCAGTGTCAGGATGGTAAAAAATAATAAATCAATTATTGACAAGGTATATATGCCAAAATATGTGCTGGCGTACACGAGAATGGGCGTCGATGCGTTCAAGATGCTGATTTCATTTGTTATTGTGGCATGTATGATGGTGGTGTACCGTGTGGATTTGACCTGGAATATTCTCCTGGCGGTTCCGCTGGTATTCTTATTGATGGTTATCACCTTTGCCGGGATGACGATCTTTATGCATCTGGGAGTTTTCGTGGAAGACATGAGCAACATTGTGAATATACTTCTTCGTCTTCTGTTTTACGTCACCGGTATCTTCTATTCAGTCAATACAAGACTTCCGGCACCGTATGGAAGCTGGGCGCTGAAGCTGAATCCGGTCGCCTATATTCTGGACGGGCTCCGAAAGTGTCTGCTGTACGGGCAGACGCCGGACATGAGAATATTTGCGCTGTGGCTGGTGGCCGGAATTCTCGTTGCGGCGATTGGCGTTAAGATTATCTATCGATATGAAAATGGTTATGCAAAGGTGGTTTAG